One window from the genome of Bdellovibrio sp. ArHS encodes:
- a CDS encoding PilZ domain-containing protein gives MKRKPWSLIVLALLHVFAPIGNLVLNAIRSGRTLPQQWTYWFEILPKPLLALYIGVPVLAGLFIYICRRWSYWAYLGCIAVVLLSNLYSYWTSMTWDTLVILIIVLLIDVLIVAYFVVPSVQQVYFDPRMRWWEAAPRYNFNQEGTVNGVKAFIRNLSQGGLFLTAGPELADGDKVDVYWKFDDHETVVSGLVVYRVTRPGNEGWGVRFEHTTESQKQVKRVIDKLHADGKIVAERLPGPEDSFGAWLRKLLTKGEGLFPRTKA, from the coding sequence ATGAAAAGAAAACCTTGGTCTCTGATCGTTCTTGCTCTCCTACACGTTTTCGCTCCCATTGGAAATCTCGTTCTAAATGCGATTCGCTCGGGGCGTACTCTCCCTCAACAGTGGACGTACTGGTTCGAGATTCTGCCGAAACCGTTATTGGCTTTGTATATCGGAGTTCCTGTCCTTGCGGGTCTCTTTATTTATATCTGCCGTCGCTGGAGTTACTGGGCTTACTTGGGGTGCATCGCGGTGGTGTTGCTCTCGAACCTTTATAGCTATTGGACCAGCATGACCTGGGACACACTTGTCATTCTAATTATCGTACTTTTGATCGATGTACTAATCGTTGCTTACTTTGTCGTTCCTTCTGTTCAGCAAGTCTACTTTGATCCGCGCATGCGCTGGTGGGAAGCAGCACCTCGTTATAACTTCAATCAGGAAGGCACAGTAAACGGGGTTAAAGCTTTCATCAGAAATCTTTCCCAAGGCGGTTTGTTCCTGACGGCCGGTCCCGAACTTGCGGATGGCGACAAAGTTGATGTCTATTGGAAGTTTGATGATCATGAGACCGTTGTCTCAGGTCTTGTGGTTTATCGAGTTACTCGGCCAGGGAATGAAGGCTGGGGTGTTCGTTTTGAACATACGACGGAAAGCCAAAAGCAGGTTAAAAGAGTGATCGATAAACTGCACGCTGACGGGAAGATTGTGGCAGAGAGATTGCCGGGGCCTGAAGACAGTTTTGGGGCTTGGTTAAGAAAGCTTCTGACAAAGGGTGAAGGACTTTTCCCACGAACTAAAGCCTAA